One genomic window of Coregonus clupeaformis isolate EN_2021a chromosome 12, ASM2061545v1, whole genome shotgun sequence includes the following:
- the LOC121578608 gene encoding protein-glutamine gamma-glutamyltransferase 2 produces the protein MLELMVETGPQPSEALGTRSVFGIPEGRGKGSSWKVEVHPGSVLLEGSITLDITSPADAPVGEYSLSVKTSANATVGRSLGKLLLLFNPWCQEDWVHLPEEEERQEYVMREQGLVYRGSEKYISSLAWDFGQFEDDIVDICLKLLDVNPKCLRDPAKDFSARCNPIYVSRVVSAMINANDDRGVLLGRWDGQYNGGVSPTHWNGSVEVLRRWLNNGGNPVKYGQCWVFAAVMCTVLRCLGIPCRVVTNFQSAHDTDKNLTIDDFFSDNGVRPKQSQDSVWNYHVWVEAWMRRPDLSGDSLYDGWQAVDPTPQEKSTGVYCCGPAPVKAILQGHIDLKYDVPFVFAEVNADRVTWMVFADGSKKKILTDTGSVGQNISTKAVGSDKRVDITANYKYAEGTKKERTVYNNAANRVNNLEDKENSNGILDRKPSDVSMKIVELTKPLSGKDIDLKLVLNSDDRETRTLVIHVNVQAMRYTGIPSSKIQTELKEQKLRPNQDLIIPIHIPFSVYGENMR, from the exons ATGCTGGAGCTGATGGTGGAGACAG GGCCCCAGCCATCTGAGGCGTTGGGGACCAGGTCAGTGTTCGGGATACCTGAGGGCCGTGGGAAGGGTTCCTCGTGGAAGGTTGAGGTTCACCCGGGCTCAGTGCTCCTGGAGGGCTCAATCACTCTGGACATCACCAGCCCAGCAGATGCCCCAGTGGGAGAGTACAGCCTGTCTGTAAAGACCAGCGCCAACGCCACAGTGGGCAGAAGCCTGGGCAAGCTCCTTCTGCTGTTTAACCCTTGGTGCCAAG AGGACTGGGTGCATCTacctgaagaggaggagaggcaggagtATGTGATGAGAGAACAAGGCCTGGTGTACAGAGGTTCTGAAAAATACATCAGCTCCCTGGCGTGGGACTTCGGACAG TTTGAAGACGATATAGTGGACATTTGCCTGAAGCTGCTTGACGTGAACCCCAAGTGTCTGAGAGACCCCGCCAAGGACTTCTCTGCTCGTTGCAACCCCATCTATGTCAGTAGGGTGGTCAGTGCCATG ATCAACGCTAATGATGACAGAGGTGTCCTGTTGGGGCGGTGGGATGGTCAATACAATGGTGGCGTGTCCCCCACTCACTGGAACGGCAGTGTGGAGGTACTAAGGAGGTGGCTCAACAATGGAGGCAATCCAGTCAAGTATGGCCAGTGTTGGGTGTTCGCCGCTGTAATGTGCACAG TACTGAGGTGTTTGGGAATCCCATGTCGAGTGGTTACCAACTTCCAGTCAGCCCACGACACCGACAAAAACCTGACAATTGACGACTTCTTCTCCGACAATGGAGTCAGACCCAAACAGAGCCAAGACAGTGTATG GAACTACCATGTGTGGGTGGAGGCCTGGATGAGACGGCCCGATCTCTCAGGAGACTCCTTATATGACGGCTGGCAGGCTGTGGACCCTACCCCTCAGGAGAAAAGCACTG gTGTTTACTGCTGCGGCCCTGCTCCAGTCAAGGCCATACTGCAGGGTCACATTGACCTCAAATACGATGTGCCCTTTGTCTTCGCCGAAGTCAACGCCGACCGTGTAACCTGGATGGTGTTCGCTGACGGCTCCAAGAAAAAGATCTTAACGGACACTGGGTCCGTAGGCCAGAACATCAGCACAAAGGCAGTGGGCAGCGACAAGAGAGTGGACATCACGGCCAACTATAAATATGCAGAGG GCACGAAAAAGGAGAGGACTGTGTACAATAACGCAGCGAACAGAGTCAACAATCTCGAAGACAAAGAGAATTCAAACGGGATCCTTGACCGCAAACCTTCTGATGTTTCCATGAAAATCGTTGAGCTGACCAAGCCGCTCAGCGGCAAAGACATCGACCTCAAGCTTGTACTGAACAGCGACGACCGTGAGACTCGGACACTAGTGATCCATGTCAACGTTCAGGCCATGAGATACACCGGCATTCCATCCTCCAAGATACAGACCGAATTGAAAGAACAGAAGCTCCGTCCCAACCAAG ATCTGATTATACCCATCCACATCCCCTTCTCTGTGTACGGTGAGAACATGCGG